A genomic region of Cannabis sativa cultivar Pink pepper isolate KNU-18-1 chromosome 1, ASM2916894v1, whole genome shotgun sequence contains the following coding sequences:
- the LOC133029107 gene encoding uncharacterized protein LOC133029107 has translation MATTRSGSKSPSPAKKVSKKSKKAPTVTSKVEPKMGLKKIAKNLVADVPETSGTKKRAPPVKADAPKTKRAKISKSARDVSSDSDFEDEVHGEDQKPKVESKVHARTSVKVEGFDLPKKNPPKVSFF, from the exons ATGGCAACCACTAGAAGTGGTTCGAAATCACCATCTCCGGCGAAGAAAGTTTCTAAAAAATCGAAGAAGGCTCCAACTGTTACTTCCAAAGTCGAACCTAAGATggggttaaaaaaaattgctaaaaattTAGTGGCTGATGTTCCAGAGACATCGGGCACTAAGAAAAGAGCCCCTCCTGTTAAAGCCGATGCTCCTAAGACTAAGAGAGCAAAAATTTCCAAGTCTGCACGCGAT GTTTCCTCAGATTCTGATTTTGAGGATGAAGTGCATGGTGAGGACCAAAAGCCCAAAGTTGAATCAAAG GTCCATGCTAGGACCTCAGTGAAGGTTGAAGGATTTGACCTACCAAAGAAAAATCCCCCTAAGGtg